From the genome of Ictalurus punctatus breed USDA103 chromosome 28, Coco_2.0, whole genome shotgun sequence, one region includes:
- the mrm1 gene encoding rRNA methyltransferase 1, mitochondrial isoform X1: protein MWRTAYRFSDVIKTNTNLESLTFLFPNCIQHALYHNSQILFCPKDTGFKVTQRVRRNPFKSSGHLSRIVRPSGKSSGPDRGSGPERRASSELQKLSLEDLRKPEPEPPKLPKRAKDRVINTRLQRENQDELVFGVAPCLLALTQGKRKLTQLFVKRSEGRQRESVEKVCEEAVRRGVPIKHISKREMEKMIGGAVHQGLCLQASPLSFLTKEKSSSQQGNWRSGNPCPLWLVLDGVQDPMNLGTVLRLAYFLGVDRVASSIRNSCPLTPVVSKASSGVMELMDVYGYENLADIVKIKHKQGWQAIGTICAGETSSGVSIIPCSDFKMSKPTLLLMGGEGFGLSPELRELCDVFLTVPPRRELHPAVDSLNISVATELASEDNDDDDDGGGGLFTCTASL, encoded by the exons ATGTGGAGAACTGCCTATAGGTTCTCAGATGTTATTAAAACTAACACAAATTTGGAGAGTTTAACATTCCTTTTCCCAAACTGCATCCAACATGCACTGTATCACAACTCCCAAATTTTGTTTTGCCCAAAAGACACCGGTTTTAAAGTTACTCAACGGGTAAGACGCAACCCTTTCAAGTCCTCGGGTCATCTTTCCAGAATCGTCCGTCCTTCTGGAAAATCTTCCGGTCCTGACCGGGGGTCTGGACCTGAACGCAGAGCCTCCTCTGAACTCCAAAAGCTGAGCTTGGAGGACCTCAGAAAGCCAGAACCAGAACCTCCGAAGCTTCCTAAGAGAGCCAAGGACAGGGTTATTAACACCCGTCTCCAGAGAGAGAATCAAGATGAGTTGGTCTTCGGGGTGGCCCCTTGTTTACTAGCCTTGACTCAGGGGAAACGGAAGCTCACTCAGCTTTTCGTGAAGCGCAGCGAAGGACGTCAGAGGGAATCCGTGGAGAAGGTTTGTGAGGAGGCAGTCAGGCGAGGCGTTCCCATTAAGCACATCTCTAagagggagatggagaagaTGATCGGTGGTGCGGTCCATCAGGGATTGTGCCTTCAAGCCAGTCCATTAAGTTTCCTTACCAAGGAGAAATCCAGCAGTCAGCAGGGAAATTGGCGCAGTGGAAACCCCTGTCCATTATGGCTCGTCCTGGACGGCGTGCAAGATCCGATGAACCTCGGCACCGTCCTTCGCTTGGCATATTTTCTTGGAGTCGACAGAGTAGCTAGTAGCATTCGCAACAG CTGTCCGTTAACTCCAGTGGTGAGCAAAGCCAGCTCAGGAGTGATGGAGCTCATGGATGTGTATGGCTATGAGAACTTGGCTGACATCGTAAAG ataaaacacaaacaaggaTGGCAAGCAATCGGTACTATCTGCGCTGGTGAGACGTCTTCTGGAGTTTCCATTATTCCATGTTCTGACTTCAAGATGTCGAAACCTACACTGTTACTGATGG GTGGTGAAGGTTTCGGGTTGTCTCCTGAACTGCGTGAGCTGTGCGACGTTTTCCTCACTGTTCCTCCCAGAAGAGAGCTTCATCCCGCCGTGGACTCGCTCAACATCTCTGTAGCCACAG AACTGGCCAGTGAGGataatgacgatgatgatgatggtggtggtggtttatTTACTTGCACTGCCTCCCTGTGA
- the mks1 gene encoding Meckel syndrome type 1 protein, translating into MADGWCTDNGEAVYRSRDAVKNFKIRVRIERVTSAAALAHHLQQRHQPERGILELNPLISQTRSVSDEEELVVGWQEKLFSQYEVDLYQTESVCQTPLEKQYHAEVVEMERCKRRPNQRVFTYTDFDRFTNWEEQAQSLLTPAQSRPTFLAERMANVRHRRQDRRRADANIPKARLVVWEPSREFMKSSHIVTTPMQTMHIMADLGPAGKLGLKENEYVLCTVKADSNGVLSVKPDFNNGRGPYRLETEGERREVWRLYLENASVPISAEEKQREQRMYRDLYSRHNDYLISLVGQDFEMPPPGFLRLIVNGEIVSAQGYEYDNLYVHFILELPNNWSSVPSQSLSGVTQTCRRRTLGKDSVAFFSYPFSFESFFRKEDESEESLPQWPVLYFRVLSLDFWQRYRTEGYGYMVIPTTPGSHRVTCHTWRPLQTGTVAELRRFFIGGAPELEDISDVRIPGTFKGDRLSRFGFRTQTTGSVTFNLNCILHSRAFVEANALKKRRQTVLDQLGGHSQKGSVYNVLEAFQRARKRMQEARESLPRDLINTTGPFGTESSA; encoded by the exons ATGGCTGACGGATGGTGTACTGACAACGGGGAAGCCGTGTACCGCTCCCGTGATGCAGTGAAAAACTTCAAAATAAG AGTCCGGATTGAGCGAGTGACCTCGGCAGCAGCTCTCGCGCACCATCTGCAACAGCGACACCAGCCGGAGCGGGGCATCCTCGAACTCAATCCTTTAATCTCCCAAACACGATCAG TCAGTGACGAAGAAGAGCTGGTGGTTGGCTGGCAAGAGAAACTGTTCAGTCAG TATGAAGTGGACCTGTACCAGACCGAGTCGGTGTGCCAGACACCGCTGGAAAAACAGTATCATGCGGAAGTCGTGGAAATGGAACGATGCAAACGAAGACCAAATCAGCGGGTTTTCACCTACACAGACTTTGACCGCTTCACCAACTGGGAAGAG CAGGCTCAGAGTCTGCTAACTCCAGCCCAGAGCAGGCCGACCTTCCTCGCAGAGCGCATGGCCAACGTACGGCACAGACGCCAAGACAGACGCCGAGC CGACGCCAACATCCCGAAGGCCCGTTTAGTCGTATGGGAGCCATCCAGAGAGTTTATGAAGAGCAGCCACATTGTTACCACACCGATGCAGACCATGCACATCATGGCGGATTTAGGACCTGCTGGAAA GCTGGGGTTGAAGGAGAACGAATACGTCTTGTGCACCGTAAAAGCCGACAGCAACGGAGTCCTTTCCGTGAAACCTGATTTCAACAACGGTAGAGGACCCTACAG GCTGGAGACGGAGGGAGAAAGACGAGAAGTGTGGCGGCTCTACCTGGAGAACGCCTCCGTTCCCATAAGCGCAGAGGAGAAACAGCGGGAGCAGCGCATGTACAGAGAT cTATACAGTCGCCATAACGATTATCTCATCAGCCTTGTTGGCCAGGATTTTGAAATG CCACCTCCAGGATTTCTTCGTCTGATCGTTAACGGCGAGATAG TTTCTGCACAGGGCTATGAGTATGACAACTTATACGTACACTTCATCCTGGAGTTGCCAAACA ACTGGTCCAGTGTGCCGTCTCAGAGCCTGTCAGGTGTGACTCAGACGTGCCGAAGGCGAACATTAGGCAAG GACAGTGTGGCCTTCTTCTCCTACCCCTTCAGTTTCGAGTCCTTCTTTAGGAAAGAAGACGAGTCAGAGG AGTCATTACCTCAGTGGCCCGTGCTGTACTTCAGGGTTCTCTCCCTGGACTTCTGGCAGCGCTACAGAACCGAGGGCTATGGCTACATGGTCATACCGACGACGCCTG GGTCTCACAGAGTGACTTGCCACACTTGGAGGCCCCTGCAGACCGGCACAGTGGCTGAACTGAGACGTTTCTTTATTGGCGGTGCTCCTGAACTCGAAGACATCAGTGACGTGAGAATACCAGGAACGTTCAAG gGGGATCGCCTGAGCCGGTTTGGGTTTCGCACTCAGACGACCGGGAGCGTCACTTTCAACCTGAACTGCATCCTGCATTCTCG GGCGTTTGTGGAGGCCAACGCTCTGAAGAAGAGACGGCAGACTGTTTTGGACCAGCTGGGTGGCCACAGTCAGAAAGGCTCTGTTTATAACGTGCTAG AGGCTTTCCAGAGGGCTCGTAAGCGGATGCAGGAAGCCAGAGAGAGTCTGCCCAGAGATCTGATCAACACCACTGGTCCATTCGGGACCGAATCCTCAGCATGA
- the fzd9a gene encoding frizzled-9, with product MMYCWIFKCCAVTMACHVTVVVLLCQLGTAAFSLEIGGYDGEWGRPAKCEPITIPMCQGIGYNMTRMPNFMKYDSQEEARIKLSEFAPLVEYGCDVHLRFFLCSLYVPMCTDKVSNTIPACRPMCEQARQKCSPIMEKFSFSWPDSLDCSKLPTNNDPNSLCIEAPENDTVPETRKGEGMLPVPARPRQSGGGHGQSSGTCENQEKFQYVERSKSCAPRCTPTVDVFWSRQDKDFAFIWMAVWSTLCFVSTAFTVLTFLLDAQRFQYPERPIIFLSMCYNVYSVAFIIRSVAGAENIACDRENGQLYIIQEGLESTGCTIVFLILYYFGTASSIWWVILTLTWFLAAGRKWGHEAIEAHSSYFHMIAWGIPALKTIIILTMRKVAGDELTGLCYVGSMDASALTGFVLIPLSCYLIIGTSFVLTGFVALFHIRKIMKTEGTNTEKLEKLMFKIGIFSVLYTVPATCVIICYFYERLNMDYWKFRALESKCVSFPGRRVDDCSLESSVPTVAVFMLKIFMSLVVGITSGVWVWSSKTLQTWQGLCTRRLSMRTTHKPCPSINCSSSHCHYKATAFHANKTDSCTDSPTRV from the coding sequence ATGATGTACTGTTGGATTTTTAAATGCTGTGCCGTTACCATGGCATGCCATGTGACAGTTGTGGTACTCCTGTGCCAACTAGGGACTGCTGCGTTCTCGCTGGAGATCGGAGGTTACGATGGGGAGTGGGGAAGACCTGCGAAATGCGAGCCGATCACCATTCCCATGTGCCAAGGAATCGGCTACAACATGACACGGATGCCCAACTTCATGAAATACGATAGTCAAGAGGAGGCGAGAATAAAACTCAGCGAATTTGCTCCTCTGGTGGAATACGGCTGCGATGTGCACCTCCGCTTCTTCCTGTGCTCCCTGTATGTGCCCATGTGTACAGACAAAGTGTCCAACACTATCCCAGCGTGCCGGCCTATGTGCGAGCAAGCGAGGCAGAAATGCTCTCCTATTATGGAGAAATTCAGTTTCAGCTGGCCGGATTCATTGGACTGTTCAAAGCTGCCAACCAATAATGACCCTAATTCACTGTGCATTGAGGCTCCAGAGAATGACACGGTGCCTGAGACTAGGAAAGGGGAGGGCATGCTGCCTGTGCCCGCCAGACCCAGGCAGTCCGGCGGCGGGCATGGACAATCATCTGGGACATGTGAGAACCAGGAGAAGTTCCAGTATGTGGAGAGGAGCAAGTCATGTGCGCCACGATGCACCCCCACCGTGGACGTGTTCTGGTCCAGGCAAGACAAAGACTTTGCTTTCATCTGGATGGCCGTGTGGTCTACTCTTTGCTTCGTCTCGACTGCATTCACAGTCCTCACCTTCCTTCTGGACGCACAACGCTTCCAGTACCCTGAGAGGCCTATTATCTTCCTCTCCATGTGCTACAACGTATACTCTGTGGCTTTCATCATCCGCTCTGTGGCAGGAGCTGAGAACATTGCCTGCGACAGGGAAAATGGCCAGCTTTACATCATACAAGAGGGCTTAGAGAGCACAGGCTGTACCATAGTCTTCCTCATTCTGTATTACTTTGGCACGGCCAGCTCTATCTGGTGGGTCATTCTTACGCTTACCTGGTTCCTTGCAGCTGGCAGGAAATGGGGGCATGAAGCCATCGAGGCTCACAGCAGCTACTTCCACATGATCGCCTGGGGCATACCGGCTTTGAAGACCATAATCATTCTCACCATGCGCAAAGTGGCAGGTGACGAGTTGACCGGACTGTGCTACGTCGGTAGTATGGACGCCAGTGCTTTAACCGGGTTTGTTCTCATCCCTCTCTCCTGCTATCTGATCATCGGCACCTCTTTCGTCCTTACTGGATTTGTTGCGTTGTTCCACATCCGTAAGATCATGAAAACCGAAGGCACCAACACGGAAAAGCTGGAAAAGCTCATGTTTAAGATCGGGATCTTCTCTGTCCTTTACACTGTCCCCGCCACTTGCGTGATAATCTGCTACTTCTACGAGAGACTCAACATGGACTACTGGAAGTTCCGCGCTCTGGAGAGCAAGTGCGTCTCTTTTCCCGGACGAAGGGTTGACGACTGCTCTCTGGAGTCTTCCGTGCCCACCGTAGCCGTGTTCATGCTGAAGATTTTCATGTCCTTAGTGGTAGGCATTACCAGCGGAGTCTGGGTGTGGAGCTCAAAGACTCTCCAGACTTGGCAAGGCTTGTGCACCAGGAGGTTATCGATGAGGACGACGCACAAGCCCTGTCCTAGCATCAACTGCAGCAGCTCCCACTGTCATTACAAAGCGACCGCGTTCCATGCGAACAAAACGGACTCGTGCACAGACAGTCCCACGAGGGTTTGA
- the mrm1 gene encoding rRNA methyltransferase 1, mitochondrial isoform X2 — protein MWRTAYRFSDVIKTNTNLESLTFLFPNCIQHALYHNSQILFCPKDTGFKVTQRVRRNPFKSSGHLSRIVRPSGKSSGPDRGSGPERRASSELQKLSLEDLRKPEPEPPKLPKRAKDRVINTRLQRENQDELVFGVAPCLLALTQGKRKLTQLFVKRSEGRQRESVEKVCEEAVRRGVPIKHISKREMEKMIGGAVHQGLCLQASPLSFLTKEKSSSQQGNWRSGNPCPLWLVLDGVQDPMNLGTVLRLAYFLGVDRVASSIRNSCPLTPVVSKASSGVMELMDVYGYENLADIVKIKHKQGWQAIGTICAGETSSGVSIIPCSDFKMSKPTLLLMGGEGFGLSPELRELCDVFLTVPPRRELHPAVDSLNISVATGILLHSLLLSCRTGQ, from the exons ATGTGGAGAACTGCCTATAGGTTCTCAGATGTTATTAAAACTAACACAAATTTGGAGAGTTTAACATTCCTTTTCCCAAACTGCATCCAACATGCACTGTATCACAACTCCCAAATTTTGTTTTGCCCAAAAGACACCGGTTTTAAAGTTACTCAACGGGTAAGACGCAACCCTTTCAAGTCCTCGGGTCATCTTTCCAGAATCGTCCGTCCTTCTGGAAAATCTTCCGGTCCTGACCGGGGGTCTGGACCTGAACGCAGAGCCTCCTCTGAACTCCAAAAGCTGAGCTTGGAGGACCTCAGAAAGCCAGAACCAGAACCTCCGAAGCTTCCTAAGAGAGCCAAGGACAGGGTTATTAACACCCGTCTCCAGAGAGAGAATCAAGATGAGTTGGTCTTCGGGGTGGCCCCTTGTTTACTAGCCTTGACTCAGGGGAAACGGAAGCTCACTCAGCTTTTCGTGAAGCGCAGCGAAGGACGTCAGAGGGAATCCGTGGAGAAGGTTTGTGAGGAGGCAGTCAGGCGAGGCGTTCCCATTAAGCACATCTCTAagagggagatggagaagaTGATCGGTGGTGCGGTCCATCAGGGATTGTGCCTTCAAGCCAGTCCATTAAGTTTCCTTACCAAGGAGAAATCCAGCAGTCAGCAGGGAAATTGGCGCAGTGGAAACCCCTGTCCATTATGGCTCGTCCTGGACGGCGTGCAAGATCCGATGAACCTCGGCACCGTCCTTCGCTTGGCATATTTTCTTGGAGTCGACAGAGTAGCTAGTAGCATTCGCAACAG CTGTCCGTTAACTCCAGTGGTGAGCAAAGCCAGCTCAGGAGTGATGGAGCTCATGGATGTGTATGGCTATGAGAACTTGGCTGACATCGTAAAG ataaaacacaaacaaggaTGGCAAGCAATCGGTACTATCTGCGCTGGTGAGACGTCTTCTGGAGTTTCCATTATTCCATGTTCTGACTTCAAGATGTCGAAACCTACACTGTTACTGATGG GTGGTGAAGGTTTCGGGTTGTCTCCTGAACTGCGTGAGCTGTGCGACGTTTTCCTCACTGTTCCTCCCAGAAGAGAGCTTCATCCCGCCGTGGACTCGCTCAACATCTCTGTAGCCACAG GCATCCTCCTTCATTCTCTTCTCTTGTCATGTAGAACTGGCCAGTGA